The genomic segment CTTTTGGgaatatttgaaggaattttttgaaaatcaatcgggacattttttagaaataaacgattatcctaaccctacaaattCCTTATCCAAAGttggaaaacttacaagcaccaatgataaagtgtttttaaaaacataggagctgATCAATTCATATATTTAATCTTATTAATTACAATtcagtttttagaaataaacgatTATTCGCAGGTGTCGTTCGAAGAAGCAGATGCATTGAATCAACCTTTTCCTGATGGGCAATTTGACCTGGTTTGGTCCCTGGAAAGTGGTGAGCACATGCCAgataaggaaaaggtactaAATTACTTTTGTGTAATATTTATTAaaagtttgtaatttttatataaaagttaaatcaaacaaaaaaaaatattgcaataTCCATTCTAAAATTGTTATGATGCATTTGATTGATTCATACACATACTACGTACAGAATACAACCCataatttcttatatatatatattttggttttTGGCGTCGGTAGATGTATTCGTCAAAGCCGGTTGAAGTTTACTGATTGAATTTgaccaaatttatatataaacatacAATTTCAGTTCTTCAGCGAGATGGCACGCGTCGCGGCGCCAGGGGCCACGATTATCCTCGTGACATGGTGTCATAGAGATCTTTCGCCGGACGAGGAATCGCTGCGCCCCGATGAGATGAAACTCTTGAACAAGATAAGCGATGCGCACCTCCTACCTGCTTGGTGCTCCGCTGCGGACTATGCCAGCTTCGCCAAGTCTTTAAAACTCGAGGTAAAGCTACCAAACCACATGTAGCCTGGTGTGGTCAGGAATTTGAGCTTCTGTATTACATGCTTAAATAAGCACTTGAGAGAGTTTCTATCGGGTGCAGGATCTTCAGattattaaattatgtaaaataattattattatccaaaaacttaagctatcATCGAAAGGTGCGTTATCTCCCTCATGTCTGGGATTGAGACTTCTTGACTGGCCCAAGACGTGGGACTTGAACTCAGAATCTTTTACTCTGataacatattaaattatataaaataactgttATTCTCCAAAatcttaagctattagagaacggtgCTTTAATTAATATGTCCAATCTACAAAAAGCTCCTACTACTGCTTCTGCCTTCAGTTGTAGCAATGGGCATCAACGTTTTGACTTTAGTGGCATAAACAGTCCGTCGTTagctaaattatttaaattttctgaAACCGAAACTGAAAAACTgtactatttaaagttttcagTTCTCGAGTGTTaagtttaaatactctaaattatattttactgtACCGATCATCGGGCGCACCAAATTTAATTTGCCTCTTTTAagaaacaagttttttttttttgggttattttattcaattaggaattatttctttaaaatactaaaaatttattatgtttgtgaAAATGTGTGATGGCAGGATATCAGAAGGGCAGACTGGTCGGAGAATGTGGCTCCGTTTTGGTCTGCGGCCGTGCAGTCTGGCATGACTTGGCGAGGCATCATCTCCCTCTTGAAAAGtggtaaataaataaataaataattaattaattaattaattaattaatttttttaagtaattatgaaatttaattatccgtaaaaaaaaaaagagtatgaaaGTATGGAAAACCTCTTCTGCGTGtgcaatgaaaaaaaatatattatgtttattttcgtaaataataatattttgtacaGCTCATACTTATTCAATTAAGATATAGTctcttaatatattttacaccaccctaattcttatttattatgaatttagttaaaattaacattttttatcatcaactattaaattaagataattcatacttttaataattgaaaaaaaaaggggtcaaAGTTGCAAAAATTTGAACACAAAATATTGGGACAATGAGCATTGCTTAGtctaaatttgtttttctttttcactcttctttttaaaatttgaaattttgaaatttattttttcccctttaaTATTTCtcgactttattttttttttttgtaattatccTGCAGGATGGAAAACTATAAAAACTGCGCTCGCAGTTTCCCTGCTGATCGAGGGCTACAACAAGAAGGTCATCAAATACAACATCATCACATGCCGCAAGCCAAAATAAGCTGATAATAAATAGTTGGTCTCACGGTCGAATTCTGCTACCGATAAGTACGAAAATATGCGTATGTGTGATCTACAGATATATCAAAACTTAATACCACTACTTGTTTGTgtcttttttttatgattttagttTTTGGTACATTTTGCGTTTAGTGAAATGTTGTATCCTTTGTACTAGTTTTGTGTACTTAAATAAAAGAGTTTGATCCTTGTAATGGTTGTTTCCCTCTTTAATTATGAAATTATGATTTTGTATCTCCTTTCATGTATCCTAattgttaaaaaagaaaattaacttGCTTAATgtggtttagtttatttttactttttcaccATGTCATTCGAAATCATACACTTGggtaataaatatttttgtaagaatCTATCATTCaataagatagtaaaatattatattttaccaatcACAAGGCACTAGCATATAATTTTCACTCTACTACTTTGTGattcataaataatattaatttattactttatttaatAAGAGGTTTTAATTTACGAggaagaaaaaagtaaaatcgAAAGATAACACATTAATATATACCTTTTGAACAGCTAATgtggtaaagtaaaaatatgcgAGACCACCGAGGGaatgaaaatatctttttttatgtCACTCATAATATTAATGCCATTTTTTATTCACAAGTAAAGCAAATCAAAAGATTACATTGAACTTAATGAAAacccaaaagaaaaataaaagggtttttttatgaaaaataaaagtgacACAAATATAAGGATAGGAATTAGGAATTAATAAACACCCTCTTTTATATATCCTTAGTTGGATAAGAAGCCATTTTGTTTATGCCACAAAGCCCCTCATCTTTTcctgtttttcttttcatcctTATGTACCCCTTCTCCCCCCATCTTGGGCCCCATGAGTTCTTCACTGTGATGTAATCCTGGCCCTTCGATGATCCGTATCCGACGGCTGCAACTCCATGATCTAGATCAGTCCCACATGGTCCATCAAAAACACCCTaatgaaattaaaatgtcaTAAGCAAAATGTTTTACTTTTAGGACCGTTGGCTACGTACTGTTAGTTGACCGTTAAATTTTTACTGTCACGGTCGTtatattattgtaaaaatatttcatttgaGAATTTTTCTTAGAATTATCATTTATGGTTTACGTAGAATAGCAcggaatttaaaataaatatactaaaaatataattaaaaagatatttatttaatgatagaataagtattttataaaagaagatTCAATTTTAACCATTCAAGTAATGGAAAAAGGATAAATTTGCAAATATACAACTTTtaagggataatatctaatatactctACAAAATTGCAAAACTATTTAATGTACTTCTGATCGACCAAAATGTCCTTATTTTTATTAAGAGATGGTATCTAATATACTATGCAAAACtgcaaaaatatcttatttatccttgaaagaccaaaatacccttgttgattttaaaaagttttccTTCAAATATCTCTATTTCTCTTAAGATTTATTAATGGGATAgaattttagaagggtattttgataatttcagagtaaatttgaaaattttgaatagtagaaTGGGGTCAATAAGCAAAAGTCccctttattaattttaagtttttaaagtttGGACAACGATCTGTAGTTGCGTTAGTGACTGACCCCGCTGTAGAACTGGAAGTTCCTGCCGGAAGCCTCGATGGCAACACTGATAGGCTGATGCGCGAGAGCCTTGAGGAGGCTTGTTTCGTCGTTCTCCGGCACGTCTTCGTAGCCGGTGATGGTCACCATCTCAAGATCAGCCTAGACAGATAGACAGACAGACAgagagatatatacatatatatatcggttaatttatttttgaaatatttgatttgagagtttttcttttttttttttttctttgagaatcAGGAGCTTGACCCGTTACAAAATCCTATCTGGAGTCCTCTCTATTAGCTAGGAATTAATTCAACCTCAAACCCTAAAAGCGAACCGAATCAATTGTAATGAGTCGGCTCGGTTTAGTAATTCATTTATACTTAACCCTAGGAACAAATATTTACTACGAAGGCATGCGAGGCCTGAGCCTTCGCATGCTCTGAGCGAATCTCAAAGCAAGACTGAGTGCTATCTGACAGCTCAGACCTGTTGCTTCACCGGCCCTCAATAGCTAATAgtgattttttataattatttttttcattgaaCTGCATATACAAATCACACATACCCTCTGCTGCTCGCAGGTGCCTTCTTCCATCAGGTAAGGGTAGTCGTCTTCGGTGCGGAGTCCGCCATTGCCGACGATGAACGTGAACGCGTAGTCCATCAGCCCGCCGTTGCAGCCGTTGTTGTCTGGCTTGTCGCAGTCGATCAGCTCCTGCTCCGACAGCGACGTCAAATTTCCCGTCACGATCTGGTTTACGCCCTCGACGGCCGCCACCGTCGAAAATGCCCAGCAACTACCTGCATACATTAAATCCAACTCACTTTGAAATAAGTATCACACATTTGGTTATAGCATACTCTTGTAAAGCTAACTTAGTTCAAATTGTAAGTCATTCAACAAGCTCTTAAGGTGATGTATAACTTTTGGGTCATTTACTGTCAAATCGATCTTTTGAGTAATATTGTAAAAACGTCAATTgctaatatatagaaaaaagttATTGGATAGGGCATATGATATTAACTACACGGAGTTTTTGCTTACCGCAACTGCCTTGGTTCTTTACATGAGTAACTGCTCCCTTCTTTCTCCAGTCTACTGACTTTGGTATGTTTGTGACATTTGCATACCGAAAGGATCCAGAATCGACTATTCCTCTTTTCTGCGCTAAGTCGGTCCTCACTCCGAGATACCTCTCCTTGAACTCGCCGTGGCTCAAGTCTGCAAATTCGTTCAAACCAAGCCAGTAACTGCTCGCCTGCCTGTTCGTCTCGTCGATGTGCTTCAAATTGTCCTTGAAGATCTCGAATCTCCGGATCTTCTCTTTGAAGCTTGCGTAGAACTTGTCGTGCTTCGACATCCACGACTCGAAAAGGTCGATAAGCGTGTCGTGCGAGCTCAAGTCATCTTCCAAGTAACCGATGATGGAGAAGTCTCTGGGGAGGGCCAAACATGATGTCAAGCAAAGcaagaaggagagaagaaggaaaTTATTAGGTTTCATGAATGCCATTGAGTGATGTgtgagagatttagagagagagaaagagaaagagttgGTTCTTTTCATTTGTGCAATAGAgggctatatatatagttttgtgtTCCTCATGTTGCTTCCAAGCAAAGTGTACATAAGAAATTGTTATGCTTCACATTCAAGCATGTATACCAATTCTCTAAGCTAAGGTTATTGGATGAGGCTTTGCTTTTAAGCATACATATGTACAAAGGTGTATATATACCATGTTTTATTGCAATAAAGAAGTTGTGTGTGTACATTATTTCAAGTGAGAGTATGAtcttgtattttataatttctatCTCAAGGTAGAATTCAATGAAATTTAGGTCAATAGAATTTAATTGAGTTTGAAAAATAAACTTTAGGGCTGGGCCAATGGGAAGCAGCCACGTGGACAGGTAGTAGAGAAAAGCTAAAACTCTTAATGTAATGGTTTTTGAATTTTCTCAAAATTGGTAAGTCtggagttcgaatcctagttgatttatattttcagttaagtttatttttaaattaaataaacgaagcgaatagtatgctacatatctctcaaaaaaaaattggtaagtATGGATTTTATAAAAGATAAGGTAAACGTTTACAAACTTATAAAATAGAGCAGTGCTGCAATACTCCGTTTTAATATTAGctgtttatttttaatcaatGAAGGATTAAAATTTATGTATGAAAAAAGATGACCCGCTATTGTACAAGCAGTACCGGTCACCAGATATGTGAAGTTAGggattttttggaaaaacaaaagagctaatattaaaaagttaaatagctaatattgaaaagtttTGCTTACTATCCTTAAATCATGGAGAAAATGAGTTTTTAATTGGATTACGCATTTTGAAGGccgattttaataataatttgtgatGACATGGAGtcttaaatttagtaatttataatttaaaattaattttgaaacatcaaaactttatgtttaaatagttaaaaaaatttattttttagttataatataattaaatctaaatttataatttaaatttgatcaatatttttgaaatttaatgatgtttttcaatattgaattaACGATTTCAACTTActttaaaatatagaaattttttatttaaataaataataaaagtttataaatacactataacttaaattacaatttaaagagattaacatttttgaatttttatgttGGTTTAATATTGAAtgacaatttgaattgaaatgtttactcattcaaacataaatttttctatctaaaatttaaatttaatttatacaattacaaatataaagtttaaactcaagttaaattttaaatttgaatttatgaagATTTATCACAATCAAATTAGCCATTATCTAATTTGGTaggtaacaaaattaaattagaaaatgaaGATTTGTTGGATATTATCAAATTTGGCAATtagctaatatatatttttaaatattatctttACGATTGATTGATAACCTGTTGAGCAGGTTACCATTGCAAAAGTCAATCTTAGCCTCAAAAATTTGAATGCTCAGATTTAAATTGGCCagtgtattgaagcatttctttataaaataagtcaaaaaaataggAATCTTctcaaaattatctttttaggggagaactattttatttttcaaaaaaagaaaattattttttggatgaaaaattggaaaacttttttttttttgaaaaactaaacTGAAAATACTTTTTCACCCCTACGGGCTTAGTTCTTATTATCTATCCACAAATCCAAAAAAGGAAATATTTTGGGTCTTTCATAGATAATTTTCACATTATTTTCAATGCCCATTTAAATTTCACATGCgtaaatcatttaaaattttctatatttatattcaattctatattatatatatcagaaAGAGAATATCGAGGATATATATTAGTTGTTTTCCTTGGTTTGTTATCAAAAgaggtttaaatttaaatcgAATCCTAAGATGTAGTAAGAGATAAACATAGATATAGATGTAGATAATCTTATCTCCTAAATAGATGTACACAGTTAGAAACTACatatgaaaacaaaaaagaaaaaaaaaacaagagaaaaggaatatatatatatatatatatttaagcaCAAGGTGTTCAATCTCTCataaactctcactctctctctctaactcaaATGGCTTGTTTGGGTGGTGGTTTCATCATCATACTACTAAATGCTCTTTTAGCCGTCGCcgcgacggcgacgacggcgtCGGGGACGTGCGGTTTCCCGGCGGTGTTCAACTTCGGGGACTCGAACTCCGACACTGGGGGCCTGTCGGCGGCATTCGGGCAGGCCCCGCCGCCGAATGGGGAGAGCTTCTGGGGACGGCCGATGGGGCGGTACTACGACGGCCGCGTCGCCGTCGATTTCATAGGTACAGAAGAATCGTGCTATaagaaatttttgtttataagataatttaataattttactgCTCATCAACAGTAAGATGCATTTGTGTTGTTGATAAACGGTTATAAAATAAGTTCTCCGCATAGAAATGTTCGTAAGTACTATTCGGCTTTGCatttacttttatctttttcacttattttggatCTTTTGGATCAGCGCACAAATTGGGGCTTCCGTATCTACACGCATATCTGGATTCCGTTGGATCCAACTTCTCCCACGGCGCCAACTTTGCGACCGCCGGGTCAACGATCCGGCCGCAGAACACGACGCTGTCCCAGAGCGGCTTTAGCCCCATCTCCCTCGATGTCCAATCGTGGCAGTTCGCCCAGTTCGTCACCCGATCGCAGTTCGCCGCTAAAGTGAATGGTGCGTAAGTGTTATTTACCAGAACCTATCTGAAATATGAAACATTTTAAAACAGTTCAAACCAAAttactgaaccgaaccgaaccgatcGAAGTCGATTCACCAGTTACA from the Ananas comosus cultivar F153 unplaced genomic scaffold, ASM154086v1, whole genome shotgun sequence genome contains:
- the LOC109706363 gene encoding probable tocopherol O-methyltransferase, chloroplastic isoform X2; protein product: MAKLQRGEGEGGDLEKLRKGIAESYDESTGAWEELFGEYIHRGFYDTPSAAPGAAPLTALDHRRAQLRMIDEALAFAGVSDPEKKPKKILDVGCGIGGDTLCLAKKYGAQCIGINLSPVQVKRAQELAQAEGLADKVSFEEADALNQPFPDGQFDLVWSLESGEHMPDKEKFFSEMARVAAPGATIILVTWCHRDLSPDEESLRPDEMKLLNKISDAHLLPAWCSAADYASFAKSLKLEDIRRADWSENVAPFWSAAVQSGMTWRGIISLLKSGWKTIKTALAVSLLIEGYNKKVIKYNIITCRKPK
- the LOC109706362 gene encoding cysteine protease XCP2-like, with protein sequence MAFMKPNNFLLLSFLLCLTSCLALPRDFSIIGYLEDDLSSHDTLIDLFESWMSKHDKFYASFKEKIRRFEIFKDNLKHIDETNRQASSYWLGLNEFADLSHGEFKERYLGVRTDLAQKRGIVDSGSFRYANVTNIPKSVDWRKKGAVTHVKNQGSCGSCWAFSTVAAVEGVNQIVTGNLTSLSEQELIDCDKPDNNGCNGGLMDYAFTFIVGNGGLRTEDDYPYLMEEGTCEQQRADLEMVTITGYEDVPENDETSLLKALAHQPISVAIEASGRNFQFYSGGVFDGPCGTDLDHGVAAVGYGSSKGQDYITVKNSWGPRWGEKGYIRMKRKTGKDEGLCGINKMASYPTKDI
- the LOC109706363 gene encoding probable tocopherol O-methyltransferase, chloroplastic isoform X1, giving the protein MAKLQRGEGEGGDLEKLRKGIAESYDESTGAWEELFGEYIHRGFYDTPSAAPGAAPLTALDHRRAQLRMIDEALAFAGVSEDPEKKPKKILDVGCGIGGDTLCLAKKYGAQCIGINLSPVQVKRAQELAQAEGLADKVSFEEADALNQPFPDGQFDLVWSLESGEHMPDKEKFFSEMARVAAPGATIILVTWCHRDLSPDEESLRPDEMKLLNKISDAHLLPAWCSAADYASFAKSLKLEDIRRADWSENVAPFWSAAVQSGMTWRGIISLLKSGWKTIKTALAVSLLIEGYNKKVIKYNIITCRKPK